A part of Rubrobacter calidifluminis genomic DNA contains:
- a CDS encoding TrmH family RNA methyltransferase — protein sequence MSSKGSLRRYARLRLKKYRERERLFLAEGETLLREATVPYVAFFERPEELRAISTLSTPAGPAAVFPFLDVDAGELLEVGGPIVVLCGVQDPGNVGTVVRSAQAFGGSVALSRGCADLYNPKTVRATMGSLFHVPVARDVDPVEFLRLASECGYRSAAAVVEGGVPPRRMPGGKVLLVVGNEGAGLPVEVVRACELRLTIPSRAPSLNAAVAASILLYEAAARVLP from the coding sequence TTGAGCTCGAAGGGTTCGCTCAGGCGCTACGCGAGGCTGCGACTCAAGAAGTACCGCGAGAGGGAGAGGCTGTTCCTCGCGGAGGGAGAGACCCTGTTGCGCGAGGCGACGGTGCCCTACGTGGCCTTCTTCGAGAGGCCAGAGGAACTGCGCGCCATCTCCACGCTCTCTACCCCCGCGGGCCCCGCTGCCGTCTTCCCCTTCCTGGATGTCGACGCTGGCGAGCTATTGGAAGTTGGCGGTCCCATCGTCGTGCTCTGCGGCGTGCAGGATCCTGGGAACGTCGGCACCGTGGTGCGCTCGGCGCAGGCCTTCGGCGGATCCGTGGCGCTCTCCAGGGGGTGTGCGGACCTTTATAATCCCAAGACGGTCCGGGCCACGATGGGCTCCTTGTTCCACGTGCCGGTGGCGCGAGACGTCGATCCGGTGGAGTTCCTGCGTCTCGCCTCGGAGTGCGGTTACCGGAGCGCCGCCGCGGTGGTGGAGGGTGGCGTCCCGCCGCGCCGGATGCCCGGTGGGAAGGTGCTGCTGGTGGTGGGAAACGAGGGGGCCGGGCTCCCTGTAGAAGTGGTGCGGGCCTGCGAGCTGCGGTTGACCATACCGTCCCGGGCACCCTCGCTCAACGCGGCGGTGGCCGCTTCGATCCTGCTCTACGAGGCTGCGGCGCGTGTGCTACCATAG
- a CDS encoding potassium channel family protein — translation MSKQFAVIGLGRVGASLARTLREMGHEVLAMDRNEDLVQELSAEMPGVELVSADASESGILAGFGLEDFDGAAVVIGEDIQASVLITLILKELGVPLVLARAGSPLHARVLEKVGADHVVEPEREFGELLAHRMSSPAIQEYLEIGGGQAVARVAVPGEWVGHSLSELGLPGRRGLLVLAIQQPDGSWRLPDPGEKLRSSDTLMLGGPRRELDRLEIPASREG, via the coding sequence ATGAGCAAGCAATTCGCTGTCATCGGGCTCGGGAGGGTGGGGGCCTCCCTGGCCAGGACCCTGCGCGAGATGGGGCACGAGGTTCTCGCCATGGACCGCAACGAGGATCTCGTGCAGGAGCTCTCGGCCGAGATGCCCGGCGTGGAGCTGGTTAGCGCGGATGCTTCAGAGAGCGGGATACTCGCCGGGTTTGGCCTGGAGGACTTCGATGGAGCGGCGGTGGTCATAGGGGAGGATATACAGGCGAGCGTGCTCATAACCCTGATCCTGAAGGAGCTCGGTGTCCCTCTGGTGCTTGCGCGTGCGGGGAGCCCGCTACACGCCCGGGTTCTGGAGAAGGTCGGCGCGGACCACGTGGTAGAACCGGAGCGAGAGTTCGGGGAGCTCCTGGCGCACAGGATGTCTTCGCCAGCGATACAGGAATATCTGGAGATAGGCGGAGGGCAGGCGGTAGCCCGGGTGGCCGTCCCCGGGGAGTGGGTTGGACACAGCCTCTCCGAGCTCGGGCTGCCGGGCAGGAGAGGATTGCTCGTACTCGCCATCCAGCAGCCCGACGGGAGCTGGAGACTGCCTGATCCCGGGGAGAAGTTGCGATCCTCGGATACCTTGATGCTGGGTGGTCCAAGACGCGAGCTCGACCGCCTCGAGATCCCGGCTTCGCGAGAAGGTTGA